The genomic interval CGTGCAGCACGAAGCGGGTCTGCACCTGGCGGTCGTACTGGTAGAGCAGCCAGCTGTAGATCAGGACGTGCTGGGTGACCACCAGCTCGGTGGCGCGCCCGGCCATGGAGCCCGAGTAGTCCCGCAGGAAAAAGATCATCGCCTGGGACTCGTAGTCCTTTTCTTTGGAGAGCACCCGGAAGACCCGGTCTTTAGGGGGGATCACAAAGCGCGCGGGATCGATGTCGCCCGGGTCGGGCACATTCCCCAGGCTGATATTGGTGCGCAGGATCCGGCGCAGGGTCGCCTTCTTGTCCAGGAGCTGGCCGAAGCCGCGGTGCCTGTCGGTCAGCTCGTAGGTGTAGCGCGCCAGGGCGCGTTTTTTGCCTTTGTCCATGAGGTTGGGCAGCTCGAATTTTTCCGTCAGGATGCGGCCCAGATCGTAGGCGCTGGATTCCAGCTCGTGGGCGCCGCCTTCCCCCTGGCCGGGACCCGCGCCCGCGCCGCTGCCCGGCTCGCGCACCGGCTCCTGGCCGATGACCTCGCCCTCCTGACCGTCGCCGCTGCCGCCGGAGGTGTCATCGGCTTCGGGGGACTGGGGGGCGTTGTCGTGGATCAGCTTCTCCTCGACGGTGGTGGGCACCACCACCACCTTGTCGCGGCCGCCTTTGCCGGGCTTGATCAGCCGGCCCACGTTGATCCTGCGCGGAAAGCCGTCCTTTTCACGCTGGCGGTCGCGTTCCAGGAGCTCGTCCAGAGAGCCGATGCGGGCGGCGTAGCCCGGCGCCAGGGCCGTGATCGCCTGCAGGCTTTCCAGGTCGTGGTGTTCATAGAAGCCCCGCACCGGGCAAAGGGGGATCCCGGCTGCGGCGTGCGGCGCCGGCAGGCGGTGCGGGCGGCGATCGTCGATCTCGGCCAGCAGGCGCCGCTCGGCCTCTGAAAGGGCCTCTTTGGCGCGCAGGGTTTGGCAGTAGGCTTCGAATTCGGGGTTCATGGGATCTTCACTCACCTCTGGCGGCGGTCTCTTTGGGCGCTGCCGCCGGTTAAGGGCCCCGGCAAAAAATGATTCCACATCTTGCTTGTCTTTTTGCCGCGACCCTGACTGCCGCTCAGGACTCGTCCTCCTGGGTGCAGAAGTACTCGATGGTTTTCTGGGCGCAGGTGCGGCAGTAGCCCAGCTTGTTGAGCATCGTGTCGATCATGCGGTCGTAGAGCTTCTGGTTCTCCTCGTTGGTGCGGTTGGCCAGCGCGCCGATCAGGCTGCCGGCGCCGGCGATGTCCGATTTCAAGCGCACGTCGGTGACCGCCTTGACCAGCTCCAGGTTGTCCATGAAGTCGTAATTCGGGTCGACGGAGATCTTCTGTCCGTAGATCTTGCGGATCGAGGTGCGGAAGGAGTCGCGCTGCTCTTCGGTCTTGAGCCCCAGGCGCTCCTCGACGCTGTTGATGTAGCGCTCGTCTACCTTGAGGGCCCGCAGCTCGCCGCTCTGGGGGTCCTTGTACTTCCACATGCGGTCGACTCCGAGGTTTTCGGCGTCGATGCCGATGATCATGTTGACGTAGTTCATGACGTCCTTGCGGATCGCCAGCGGCTCATCCATGTAGGCGTTGAACATCTCGGTCATGATCCGTTCGCGGTAGAGGCTCTTGGCGATCTTGAGGTCCTCCAGGAACTTGACCCGGTTGTTGGCGTCGGTAACATAGTCCAGGATCACGCGCTCCACCGCCCGGAAGATGTCGTAGGCGAACATGCAGCGCCCCTCGTTGGTCTCGGAGCTTTCCACCATGAGCTGCAGGGCGCGGCCCAGGTTGCGCTGGCCGAGGCCGCCCTGGCCGAAGCGCTTGGTGATGTCCGGCTCCTGGTTGAGAGTGTCGATCACCTCGGCCAGGGTCTTGATGCTCTTCTCGCCGGCCACCTCGCCTGCGGCAAGCTTCATGGTCTCCACCGGAGTCAACTTTTCCGAGCGCGCCAGACGCGTCAGCACGGCGGCCACCGAGGCCGCGTAGTTGAGGTTGGGGTCCTGGTGCAGGCTCTCGCGGGTCAGGGTGGTCTTGGCCTCGCTGCCGATGGCGTAGGCGGTCAGCTCGGCCTGGAGCTTGTAGTTGGTGTTGTGGGCGACGTAGCAGATCCGGCAGCGGTCGACGATGGGGGCCTCCTCCTTTTCGGAGAGGAACTGGTTGAACTCGGAGTTGTTGCTGGTGGCGATGATCAGGCTGTCGATGGGCCACTTGTAGCCGTCGATCTCGATGGAGCGGTTCTGGATCACCCCCAGGTAGACCTGCACGAGGTCCTTCTTGTTCTTGTAGATCTCGTCGCTGAAATGGATGCCGCCGCCGGCGACCCGCGCCAGGGCGCCGCGCCGCAGGTCGAAGCGGTAAGGGTTGTTGGTGTCGGCGATGTGCAGCAGGCGCTGGATCGATTCCTCACCCAGGAGGTCGACGGCCGAGGAGGTGATCTTGTCCTTGGCGGGGTATTTGCCCGTCACCGTGCCGAGGCTCTCGGTCAGGGGCACCGGCACGATCTCGACAAATTCCAGCATCTTCTCCAGGTCGCCGTCTGTGTGGTTGCGGATGTCGTTCCAGATATAGCCGCTGCAGGCCCCCAGGGGCCGGTAGTTCTCGTAGAGGGTGTCGATGGCCGCATCGCTGAAGCCGAAGGCGGACCCCAGATGCTCGCGGCTGCGGTCCGGGTCCTCGAAGAGATTCATCGCCAGTATCATGGGGTCCTCGTAGGTCTGGGACTCGATGGTGCGGATGCGGCCGTAGGTGCCCAGTTGGTCGATTTGGTTGAAGCGGAAGGTGTACTTGCGGTTGGGGGGCAGGGTCAGAAAGCCCCGGTAGCGCGCGCACAGAAAGTCCACCATGAAGGTCTTGCCGTTTCCCGGCTCGCCCACCAGCACGAAGGCCATCTCTTTGGAGGAGCCGCCTTCGGCGGCGTCCTTGACGTAGGAGACGAAGCTGTTGAGCTCGTCGTACATGCCGATGATGTGCTTTTTGCCGGTGCGGAAGATCTCGAAATCGTAGGTGGTTTTGCCGTTGACAACGACCTTGCGGATCTCCTTTTCGAGAACCATGCGGGTGACGGCCTGGAAGGCGTTTTCGAAGCTGCGCCGGCCTTCCTTGACGGCCGTCACGTGCTCCTGGAGGCGGTTGTTGCTGGGTCCTGTCATGTTTCCTCCCATGTTTGGGCGCGCTGTGGTCTGGCGACCCGCAGCGGCATCGCAATCGGATGGGTCCTGCCGGATGAGGGCCCGGCGGGGCCGGATGGGCAGGGGGGCGTGTTTTTCCCGTCGAGGCGCGTCGCTTCCGGCGGGGCGGGGCGGAACGATTTGGTGAAACACCCCTACTATAACTACGGGGGCTGCGGGCGTCAATTTGGCCTGCTGCGGCCCTCAGGCGGTCGGCCGCATCAGCCGCAGGGTGTTGCCGATCACCGTCAGGCTGCTTAGCAGCATGGCGCAGACGGCCACCAGGGGGGTCAGTAGACCCGACATGGCCACCGGAATGGCGATTAAATTGTAGATGAAGGCGCAGGCCAAGTTCTGTCGGATCTTGGCACTGACCCGCCGGCCCAGCCCCAGGAAGTCCATGATCTGGGCCGGGTCGCCGCGCATCAGGGTGATGTCGGCGGTTTCCCGGCTGAGCTGGCTGCCGGAGTGCACGGCGATCGCCAGCTGGGCCTGGGCCATGGCCGGGGCGTCGTTAACCCCGTCGCCGACCATGGCGACGCACGCCCCGCGCTCTTGGAGGGCCTTGACGTAATCGGCCTTTTCGTGGGGCCGCAAGCCCCCGGCGGCGGCCGGGATGTCCAGCCGCCGGGCGACCCGCCGGGTGGTGCCCTCCTCGTCGCCGGAGATCAGGGCCAGGGCGTAGCCCATCTGCTTGAGGGCCTTCAGGGTGTCCGCGGCGGACGGCCGCAGGGCGTCGCCGAATTCCAAAACCGCCGCCGGCCGGTCGTCCAGGGACAGGTAGACCCGCGATTGGGGGCTGTCCGCGTCGTCCGCTGGCCCCGGCGCCGGGGGGGGCGTGTCGCTGCCTGCAAACCGTGCGGAGCCGATGCGAACCGGGCGGCCCGCCAGGCGGGCGCTGATCCCGTCCGGGGAAGTTTTGCGATCCGTCAACGGCAGGTGCGCGAGGCCGTCGGCCTCGGCCTTGCGCTTTATCGCCGCCGCGATGAAGTGCGACTGGCCAGCTTCCAGCGAATGAGCCAGCTGCAGGGCATCGGCCGGGTTCATGGCTCCCGCCGGCCGTACCGCCAGCAGCCGCCAGCGGCCGTCGGTGACCGTGCCGGTCTTGTCGAACACCAGGGTGTCGATCTGTTGCGCCCTTTCGAAGGCCGAGAATTCCCGCACCAGGATGCCGTGCCGGCCCGCCACCGAAATTCCGGCCACCCGCGCCAGGGGGATGGCCACGCCCAGGGCGCAGGGGCATGAGATCACCAGCACGGTGACGGCGCGGACCATCGCCGCTTCAACCGTCAGCCCCAACCCCAGACACGCCAGGCCGGTCAGTAGGGCCAGGAGCACAATGGCGGGCACGAACCACTGCAGCAGACGGTCGGTGCGCCCCTCCAGAGGGGTCCTGGCGTCCAGGGCCTGTTGCATGATGGCGATCATCTGCCCCAGGGTCGAATCCGGGCCGACCCGCTCCGCCCGCAGGGTCAGGTCCCCCCGGATCACCCGCACCCCGCTGCGCAGGCGCTCGCCGGGTCTTTTGGCCAGCGGTTGCGGCTCGCCGGTGAGGGAGGATTCGTCGACCTCGGCGCTGCCCGAGAGGATCGTGCCGTCGGCTGCGACAACCTCGCCGGGCGCCACCTGGAAGCTGTCCCCCGGCTGGAGCATCTCGGCGGCCACGTAGCGCCCCCCGGGCGCAGCAGGCGTCAGCAGGCGCACCTTGGCCGGCTGGAGGGCGAAAAAATTGCCCAGCTCCTCCTGGACGGCGTCCTTGGCCCGGCGCTCCAGGGCTTTGCCCAGCAGCACCAGTGTGGTGAGCATCGCGGCGGTGTCGAAGTACAGGTGGATGCTGCCCAGGAGCAGGTTGTAGGTGCTGAAGCCGAAGGCGGCCAGGGCGCCCACGGCCACCAGGGTTTCCATGCCGAAATGGCCGGTCCGCGCCGCCGCCAGGGCTTTTTGGTAGATCGGCCCCCCGCCGTAGACCAGCACCGCACTGGCCATGATGAAGATCGGCCAGGAGATCTTGTGGACCGCTTCGGCCGCAAGGGCGCTGAAAAACCCCGTGTAAAGCGCGAAAGAGAGCATCATGACGTTCATCGTGAGAAAGGCCGAGACCCCGAAGCGGATGAACTCGCGCCGTCTCTCCCGGGCGGCCCCGGCCTCGTTGGGAAGCGCGGCGCGGTAGCCCAGCTTTTCGACGCTGCGGATGATCTCGGCCGGCGCGCTGCGCACCGGGTCGAAGCGGCATTGCAGCCGGTCGGTGGCGAAGTTGCATGCGGCCTCTAGGACGCCCCGCTGGCGGCGCAGGCTGTCCTCGATGACCCAGGCGCAGGCGGGGCACCACATGCCGCCGATCTGGAGGGAGAGTTGCAGCGTTGCGCCTTCACCGGTGGCGGAGGGTGGGGGCGGGGGTGGGGGTGGGGTCGCGGACCCCTGCTGGCGCCGGGCGAGGTCCGCCGCGTCGCGCGGGATGACGCCCATCTCCTGGCAGCGGCGGAACAGGTCGGTGTTGCGAAACTCGGCCGGGTCGCCCACTTCGGCGGCGGCCAGGAGCATGACGAAAACCTGGCGGCAGCCCATGCAGCAGAAATGGTAGCTGCGCCCCTCCAACTCGTGGGAAATGGTTCCGAAGCGCAGCGGGAGCCCGCACAGGTCGCAGGCCGCGGTGGTCTCGGGCATCGCGGTGCGGGGGTTAGTTGCGCAGCCCCAGGGACTTGACGTAGGCGACGATGCGCCAGCGGTCCTGGGCTTCGATGGTGGTCGCCAGCGGCGGCTGGCGCCCGCCGGGAACCCCGTAGCTGATCTCCTTGAAGATCAGGCCGGGTTCGGCTTCCTGGACTTTGGGGCTGCGCAGGTCCGTCGGCAGCGGGCTGAAGCTCTGGCCGACGGTGCCGTTGCCGTCGTGCTGGCGGCCGTGGCACTGGGCGCAGTAGGTGGCGTAAAGGGCTTCACCGGTCTCTATAACGACGGGGTCCTGCGGGCTGAAGGGGTTGAACAGGTCCGAGTCCACGGCGGCGCGCAAGCGTGCCTCGCCGCCGTCGACCGGCACGCTGCCGGCGGGCATCACCAAAAGCGGCTGCTCGTGGGGTTTGACCGCCGGGGTCTCCCACATCCGGCCCCACGGGAAATAGTGGTCAAAGAGGTTCAGCCCCTGGACCGCCACGACGGCCAGCACCGCGACGGCTGCGAAAAGAACGGCGACCTTTTTCATCTATTCCCCCTTCATGCCCCGGATGTGCTGGGGATAGGGGCCCGGCTGGTAGATGGCGTAGGGCGACTCGCCCGGAACGTCCAGCACGGGCCGGTAGTCCCAGCCGGGCTGGCCCCGGTCGGTCACCACGTAGAACGAGAAGAAGCCCTTGGCCAGAATGAGGAGCACCAGCAGGCCGACCACCGACCACGCGAATAGCGCCGATTCCTTGTGAGCCGCGTTTTCCATTTTATATTTTCACCTCCAGGATACCGGTGAAAAGGATGTAGAAGAAGGCCCAGGCCACCGTTCCGGCGATGATCAGGACCATGATCAGCGGAAAGGGCGCGTCGCGGTCCTCGATGCCGTCGGCGAAGCGGTAGGTGATGCGCTCCTTGCGGGCCTCGGCGTCCTTGCCGCTGAAATGCTGGTAGGCCAGCCCCACCCCGAAGACCACCATGAAGACCAGGGTGGGGAAGAGGTAGAGCATCACGTGCTGGAAATTGAGCAGATGAAAAAATCGCATGGGGGCTCCTTGCAGCCGGGGGTGCGGCCCCGGCCCGTCAGCCGTTGATGAGCGCGTAGACCAGCATCGCGGCGCTGGCCAGCAGGCCCGCCACCGCGAGAAGCGCCAGCGCCCAGGTCTCCAGGCGGCCGATGCGGCTGGTTGGGGCCGGGGCCCGGTCGGGTTCGTCCTCCAGGGGCAGAAAGCGCGCCCGTTGCTGCTCCCGGAACTGGCCGTTGTTGAGGGCCCACAGAAAGACCAGCAGCGAGAGCACGAACCCGATCAGGATATAGCTGGCGAAGTAGGGAAAGTACATGGTGTTCGTCTCTACGGCTCGTAGGCCGCATCGATCCCTCTGGGTTCCGTGTTGGCATCCGACTGGTTGATGAAGTAGACGGCCACGTAATTGCCGACTTCCCAGATTTTCTCCGATTCCAGCTCTTTTTTGAAATAGGGCATGGCCGTGCCCGTGATGCCGTTCATGATCTGGTAGTAGAGGATGCCGCCGGAAATCTCGCGGTTTTTGAGGATCGTGAAATTCAGCGGCGGCGGGTAGAGGTAGGGCTGGGCCGGCCCCATCCCGTCGCCCACCGGGCCGTGGCAGCCCAGGCAGAAATCCTGGTAGATCTTGTGCCCGCGCGCCAGCCCGGCCTCGGAGGTCGGGTAGGGGTTGGGCAGGTTGCGCCAGCCTTCGGGCACCGTTTCGGCCAGCCACGCCACGTTGGCCTCGGGGCCGGCCTCATAGGCCCGGATGGCTTCCTGCTTCCAGAAGCGCTGGCGCTCCATGCGGCGGTCGGCCTGTTTTTGCCCCAGCCCCTGGACATAGGCGGTCAGGTCTTCGAGGTTCTGCTGCCCCAGGTAGGCCACGGCCGGCATGATGGACAGCGTCCGGGTGTAGCGCGGGTTGGTGAAATGCGCGAGGTGCCAGTCGTCGGGGTGCTCGCCGCCCTCCTGGGAGAGGTCCGGTCCGGTGCGGGCCGAGCCCAGCAGGATCGGCTGGTCCATGATGTAGTCGCCGGCCTGGGCGATGCGCTCCGCCCCCAGGCCCCAGTCGATGGTCCGGATGGACTGG from Desulfobacteraceae bacterium carries:
- a CDS encoding DUF444 family protein, yielding MSEDPMNPEFEAYCQTLRAKEALSEAERRLLAEIDDRRPHRLPAPHAAAGIPLCPVRGFYEHHDLESLQAITALAPGYAARIGSLDELLERDRQREKDGFPRRINVGRLIKPGKGGRDKVVVVPTTVEEKLIHDNAPQSPEADDTSGGSGDGQEGEVIGQEPVREPGSGAGAGPGQGEGGAHELESSAYDLGRILTEKFELPNLMDKGKKRALARYTYELTDRHRGFGQLLDKKATLRRILRTNISLGNVPDPGDIDPARFVIPPKDRVFRVLSKEKDYESQAMIFFLRDYSGSMAGRATELVVTQHVLIYSWLLYQYDRQVQTRFVLHDTEAAEVPDFYTYYNLRVAGGTQVAAAYRLVNEIVQKENLIPDFNIYIFHGTDGDDWDTDGKTTVPELKKMLAYANRVGVTIAEHGAAAGRKTEVEKYLKDSGLLTTQRKRLRLDVMQAEADEARLIEGIKRLTAEE
- a CDS encoding serine protein kinase PrkA; its protein translation is MTGPSNNRLQEHVTAVKEGRRSFENAFQAVTRMVLEKEIRKVVVNGKTTYDFEIFRTGKKHIIGMYDELNSFVSYVKDAAEGGSSKEMAFVLVGEPGNGKTFMVDFLCARYRGFLTLPPNRKYTFRFNQIDQLGTYGRIRTIESQTYEDPMILAMNLFEDPDRSREHLGSAFGFSDAAIDTLYENYRPLGACSGYIWNDIRNHTDGDLEKMLEFVEIVPVPLTESLGTVTGKYPAKDKITSSAVDLLGEESIQRLLHIADTNNPYRFDLRRGALARVAGGGIHFSDEIYKNKKDLVQVYLGVIQNRSIEIDGYKWPIDSLIIATSNNSEFNQFLSEKEEAPIVDRCRICYVAHNTNYKLQAELTAYAIGSEAKTTLTRESLHQDPNLNYAASVAAVLTRLARSEKLTPVETMKLAAGEVAGEKSIKTLAEVIDTLNQEPDITKRFGQGGLGQRNLGRALQLMVESSETNEGRCMFAYDIFRAVERVILDYVTDANNRVKFLEDLKIAKSLYRERIMTEMFNAYMDEPLAIRKDVMNYVNMIIGIDAENLGVDRMWKYKDPQSGELRALKVDERYINSVEERLGLKTEEQRDSFRTSIRKIYGQKISVDPNYDFMDNLELVKAVTDVRLKSDIAGAGSLIGALANRTNEENQKLYDRMIDTMLNKLGYCRTCAQKTIEYFCTQEDES
- a CDS encoding cation-translocating P-type ATPase, with the translated sequence MPETTAACDLCGLPLRFGTISHELEGRSYHFCCMGCRQVFVMLLAAAEVGDPAEFRNTDLFRRCQEMGVIPRDAADLARRQQGSATPPPPPPPPSATGEGATLQLSLQIGGMWCPACAWVIEDSLRRQRGVLEAACNFATDRLQCRFDPVRSAPAEIIRSVEKLGYRAALPNEAGAARERRREFIRFGVSAFLTMNVMMLSFALYTGFFSALAAEAVHKISWPIFIMASAVLVYGGGPIYQKALAAARTGHFGMETLVAVGALAAFGFSTYNLLLGSIHLYFDTAAMLTTLVLLGKALERRAKDAVQEELGNFFALQPAKVRLLTPAAPGGRYVAAEMLQPGDSFQVAPGEVVAADGTILSGSAEVDESSLTGEPQPLAKRPGERLRSGVRVIRGDLTLRAERVGPDSTLGQMIAIMQQALDARTPLEGRTDRLLQWFVPAIVLLALLTGLACLGLGLTVEAAMVRAVTVLVISCPCALGVAIPLARVAGISVAGRHGILVREFSAFERAQQIDTLVFDKTGTVTDGRWRLLAVRPAGAMNPADALQLAHSLEAGQSHFIAAAIKRKAEADGLAHLPLTDRKTSPDGISARLAGRPVRIGSARFAGSDTPPPAPGPADDADSPQSRVYLSLDDRPAAVLEFGDALRPSAADTLKALKQMGYALALISGDEEGTTRRVARRLDIPAAAGGLRPHEKADYVKALQERGACVAMVGDGVNDAPAMAQAQLAIAVHSGSQLSRETADITLMRGDPAQIMDFLGLGRRVSAKIRQNLACAFIYNLIAIPVAMSGLLTPLVAVCAMLLSSLTVIGNTLRLMRPTA
- a CDS encoding c-type cytochrome, with the translated sequence MKKVAVLFAAVAVLAVVAVQGLNLFDHYFPWGRMWETPAVKPHEQPLLVMPAGSVPVDGGEARLRAAVDSDLFNPFSPQDPVVIETGEALYATYCAQCHGRQHDGNGTVGQSFSPLPTDLRSPKVQEAEPGLIFKEISYGVPGGRQPPLATTIEAQDRWRIVAYVKSLGLRN
- a CDS encoding cbb3-type cytochrome c oxidase subunit II, translating into MKMTPTAVVIGSLLLLAAIVFMVVYMPWATRTEDPSEIFRPRSAVEARGRALYIANGCVYCHSQSIRTIDWGLGAERIAQAGDYIMDQPILLGSARTGPDLSQEGGEHPDDWHLAHFTNPRYTRTLSIMPAVAYLGQQNLEDLTAYVQGLGQKQADRRMERQRFWKQEAIRAYEAGPEANVAWLAETVPEGWRNLPNPYPTSEAGLARGHKIYQDFCLGCHGPVGDGMGPAQPYLYPPPLNFTILKNREISGGILYYQIMNGITGTAMPYFKKELESEKIWEVGNYVAVYFINQSDANTEPRGIDAAYEP